The following proteins come from a genomic window of Paraburkholderia youngii:
- the sctT gene encoding type III secretion system export apparatus subunit SctT — translation MNSIAALPPIVELIGGYLILIGLCALRLFVTFYIFPPTGHTVLQGLVRTALVILFSAYVAYGQPGDFIGTLHGALLVEVEMREILIGLVIGFAASVVFWVAEGAGTYIDDLAGYNNVQISNPTRPETSTPTATLLGQVAITAFWAFGGMTFLLGTVYESYNWWPVSAASPNVSNIIEAFTMRETDTLMQLVAKLAAPMMLILLLIDFAFAFAVKSAAKFDLATLSQPVKGAMTLLMLALFVGLFVDQVKNQLNLRDFSATMQALSQRAGADKPDAASGARPPALTNPATKTQ, via the coding sequence GTGAATTCAATTGCCGCGCTCCCGCCAATCGTCGAACTGATCGGCGGCTATCTGATCCTGATAGGGCTGTGTGCGCTGCGCCTGTTTGTCACCTTCTACATATTTCCGCCAACTGGCCACACCGTGCTGCAAGGCCTCGTCCGGACCGCACTTGTCATACTGTTCAGCGCTTACGTTGCGTATGGCCAGCCGGGCGATTTCATTGGCACCCTGCATGGCGCGCTGCTGGTCGAAGTGGAGATGCGCGAAATTCTGATCGGCCTCGTGATCGGCTTCGCTGCGTCCGTAGTGTTCTGGGTCGCGGAAGGCGCAGGCACTTATATTGATGACCTGGCCGGTTACAACAACGTGCAGATCAGCAACCCCACGCGGCCCGAAACTTCCACTCCTACCGCCACGCTGCTCGGCCAGGTTGCGATCACCGCGTTCTGGGCGTTCGGCGGCATGACCTTTCTCCTCGGAACGGTGTACGAGTCGTATAACTGGTGGCCAGTTTCGGCAGCGTCGCCCAACGTCTCGAACATCATTGAAGCGTTCACCATGCGCGAAACCGACACGCTCATGCAACTGGTCGCCAAGCTCGCCGCGCCTATGATGCTGATCCTGCTGCTGATCGATTTCGCCTTCGCCTTCGCAGTCAAATCGGCGGCAAAGTTCGACCTGGCGACCTTGAGCCAGCCCGTCAAGGGAGCGATGACCTTGCTAATGCTGGCGCTCTTCGTTGGCCTCTTTGTGGATCAGGTCAAGAATCAGCTCAATCTGCGAGACTTCTCGGCCACAATGCAGGCACTTTCGCAGAGGGCAGGCGCCGACAAACCTGACGCCGCGTCGGGCGCCCGGCCGCCAGCCTTGACAAATCCGGCAACAAAAACTCAATAG
- the sctN gene encoding type III secretion system ATPase SctN, with protein MNQPWLPPEADFSLFTDEIERELLEAPGIVRTGKVVEVVGTLIKVSGLDVSLGELCELRNLADGQVQHAEVTGFTRDLALLSPFSRLSGISRSTQVFGLGRPLEVGVGDALLGRVIDSLGVPLDGGPPIETSDTRPVFGRPPPAMGRRPITQPLTTGVRLVDGLMTLAEGQRVGIFAPAGVGKSTLLGMFARGTECDINVIALIGERGREVREFVEEILGTDGMARSVVVCSTSDRSSMERMKAAYVATAVAEYFRDRGQRVLLMMDSLTRFARAGREIGLAAGEPPARRGFPPSIFADLPRLLERAGMGAGEHSGSITALYTVLAEDESGTDPVAEEVRGILDGHMILSREIAMKNRYPAIDVLGSLSRVMPRVVPAHTLQAAGRVREMLAKYREVEMLLQIGEYQAGNNPVADEAIAKRAALEAFLTQGTDEFTPLERTRASLAELGAPAL; from the coding sequence ATGAACCAGCCCTGGCTTCCTCCCGAGGCGGACTTCAGCCTTTTCACCGACGAAATCGAGCGTGAGCTGCTCGAGGCGCCGGGCATCGTGCGAACAGGCAAGGTGGTCGAGGTGGTCGGCACGCTGATCAAGGTATCGGGGCTTGACGTATCGCTCGGCGAGTTATGCGAGCTGCGCAACCTGGCTGACGGGCAGGTGCAGCACGCGGAAGTTACTGGCTTCACGCGCGACCTCGCGCTCCTCTCTCCATTCTCGCGGCTTTCCGGTATTTCGCGGTCGACCCAGGTGTTCGGCCTCGGCCGGCCGCTGGAAGTCGGCGTAGGCGACGCGCTGCTCGGCCGCGTGATCGACAGCCTGGGCGTGCCGCTCGATGGTGGTCCGCCGATCGAAACCAGCGACACGCGCCCGGTGTTCGGTAGGCCGCCGCCTGCCATGGGCCGCCGCCCGATTACGCAGCCTCTTACTACCGGCGTGCGCCTGGTGGATGGCCTGATGACGCTGGCGGAGGGCCAGCGCGTAGGCATCTTCGCACCCGCGGGCGTGGGCAAGAGCACCTTGCTCGGCATGTTCGCGCGCGGCACCGAGTGCGATATCAACGTGATCGCGCTGATTGGCGAACGCGGACGTGAAGTCCGCGAATTCGTCGAGGAGATTCTGGGGACGGACGGAATGGCCCGCTCCGTGGTCGTGTGCTCGACCTCGGACCGCTCTTCCATGGAGCGCATGAAGGCCGCGTATGTTGCAACTGCAGTTGCCGAATATTTTCGCGACCGGGGCCAGCGGGTCCTGCTGATGATGGACTCGCTTACCCGATTTGCTCGCGCGGGCCGCGAGATCGGCCTGGCCGCCGGCGAGCCGCCCGCACGGCGCGGTTTTCCCCCTTCGATCTTCGCTGATTTGCCGCGCTTGCTGGAACGCGCGGGGATGGGCGCGGGAGAGCATTCAGGCTCGATCACGGCGCTTTACACCGTACTTGCCGAGGACGAGAGCGGGACCGATCCGGTGGCCGAGGAAGTACGCGGCATTCTCGATGGCCACATGATCCTCTCGCGTGAGATCGCAATGAAGAACCGTTATCCCGCCATCGACGTGCTGGGCAGTCTCTCGCGGGTGATGCCGCGCGTGGTGCCCGCACACACGCTGCAAGCGGCCGGGCGGGTGCGCGAAATGCTGGCGAAGTATCGCGAAGTCGAGATGCTGCTGCAGATCGGCGAATACCAGGCGGGCAACAATCCTGTCGCCGATGAAGCGATTGCCAAGCGCGCCGCGCTGGAAGCTTTTCTCACGCAAGGCACCGATGAATTCACACCGCTTGAGCGCACCCGCGCCAGCCTCGCCGAACTCGGCGCACCAGCGCTATGA